A window from Cryptomeria japonica chromosome 1, Sugi_1.0, whole genome shotgun sequence encodes these proteins:
- the LOC131044890 gene encoding E3 ubiquitin-protein ligase WAV3: protein MGTGWRRARSAFGFGVCASVPPELEDESAEDFGAGGPRFESRNLAGSRVVITGNSNGSPRGLQQQTVASPSPRANCRVDSPSSAVQTPRSQCQSSPRLLQTENVSPTELVSNCGPPQSPRSPSLFRSGIRISKSSCAICLETMKPGQGHAIFTAECSHSFHFQCIASNVRHGNLICPVCRAKWKEVPWQAPAKEENKVVPGMRNENLIPRRQEALRNAEDEQRRLDPVLRILDDSIASFRGHRQSFSQEPPVYDDDEPLDSNSRSSEDQAKDQELETAVDSEGTSDRTTKMEISLHPEVEAVEAGKNCENFTILVHVKAREQISEKSNSRAPIDLVTVLDVSGSMSGTKLSLLKRAMAFVISNLSPADRLSIVAFSSTAKRVFPLKRMVPEGQRSARRVIERLICTGGTNISEGLRKGTKVLEDRRVRNPVASIMLLSDGHDTYSLSSRGGERRSSSVASIQSTAVQIPVHTFGFGVDHDAATMHSVSEQSGGTFSFIQSESLVQEAFAQCIGGLLSVVVQDVNLSLSACAATKLKCLHAGSYDTSISDDGSHGTVKLRDLYAEECRDILVDLHLSSILNSSNPTNLVSVNCSYKDPVSQQILHIQEMFLSISRPEDAIGYPVALNLDVQKQQQRLRTAQAIADAKTLADRGEMSGAQEILQKAKADLQISAASARTSDRSLYLSLESEITEIQVRMANKQTYERSGRAFVLSSHSSHLGQRATTRGESFENYSREYQTPSMADMVVRSQNPAQPELISPPNPNASSSASAWRTAEKLAKVALMRKSCTKVIDLHGFENGGF from the exons ATGGGCACCGGATGGAGAAGAGCTAGAAGcgcatttggatttggtgtttgcGCGTCAGTTCCTCCGGAGCTTGAGGATGAGTCTGCGGAAGATTTCGGTGCTGGTGGTCCAAGATTTGAGTCACGAAACTTGGCTGGTTCAAGAGTTGTGATTACAGGAAATAGTAACGGAAGCCCTCGTGGTTTGCAGCAGCAAACTGTTGCAAGCCCGAGTCCGAGAGCGAATTGCCGTGTTGACAGTCCTTCGTCGGCGGTTCAAACCCCGCGGTCGCAATGCCAGAGTAGTCCAAGGTTGCTTCAGACGGAAAACGTGTCGCCGACGGAGCTGGTTTCAAACTGTGGGCCGCCGCAGTCGCCACGATCGCCGTCTCTGTTTCGAAGCGGGATTCGAATCTCCAAA AGCTCATGTGCAATATGCTTGGAGACGATGAAGCCCGGGCAGGGTCATGCAATCTTTACAGCGGAATGCTCTCATTCTTTTCATTTTCAATGCATTGCCTCGAATGTCCGTCACGGCAACTTGATTTGTCCCGTCTGCAGGGCAAAATGGAAGGAAGTGCCATGGCAGGCTCCTGCCAAGGAAGAGAATAAAGTTGTTCCAGGGATGAGAAATGAAAATCTCATTCCCAGGCGTCAGGAAGCCTTGAGAAATGCAGAAGACGAGCAGAGAAGATTGGATCCGGTGTTGAGAATCCTAGATGACTCCATCGCAAGCTTTAGGGGACACCGGCAAAGCTTTTCTCAGGAGCCTCCCGTGTACGACGACGATGAGCCTCTTGATTCGAATTCGAGATCAAGCGAAGACCAAGCAAAAGATCAAGAGCTCGAAACCGCGGTGGATTCCGAAGGAACGAGCGATCGTACAACGAAAATGGAAATATCGTTGCATCCTGAGGTGGAAGCCGTTGAAGCAGGCAAAAACTGTGAGAATTTCACGATTCTCGTTCACGTCAAGGCAAGAGAACAGATTTCTGAGAAAAGCAACAGCCGTGCACCGATCGATCTTGTCACAGTGCTTGATGTAAGCGGAAGCATGTCAGGGACAAAGCTTTCGCTGCTCAAACGCGCCATGGCTTTTGTGATTTCAAACCTAAGCCCCGCGGACAGGCTCTCCATTGTCGCCTTTTCTTCCACGGCAAAGAGAGTTTTTCCTTTAAAGCGCATGGTTCCTGAAGGGCAAAGATCCGCCCGTCGCGTGATCGAGCGCCTCATCTGCACAGGCGGCACAAATATTTCCGAGGGCCTGCGAAAAGGCACTAAAGTTCTTGAAGATCGCCGGGTTCGAAACCCCGTGGCGAGCATCATGTTGCTCTCCGACGGCCATGATACCTACAGCCTCAGCTCTCGCGGCGGTGAAAGGCGCAGCAGTTCTGTAGCTTCAATACAGAGCACCGCAGTTCAAATACCAGTCCATACCTTTGGCTTCGGCGTCGACCACGACGCTGCCACGATGCACTCCGTTTCTGAACAATCCGGCGGCACATTTTCCTTCATTCAATCAGAAAGCCTTGTGCAAGAAGCCTTTGCGCAATGTATCGGCGGATTGCTCAGCGTTGTTGTGCAAGACGTAAATTTATCTCTCTCCGCCTGTGCAGCCACAAAATTAAAATGCCTACACGCCGGAAGCTATGACACTTCCATTTCCGACGATGGCAGCCATGGGACAGTAAAGCTTCGAGATCTTTATGCAGAAGAATGTAGAGATATACTGGTGGATCTCCACTTATCTTCCATTTTGAACTCATCAAACCCTACGAATTTAGTTTCTGTCAATTGCTCATACAAGGACCCCGTCTCGCAGCAAATCCTGCACATTCAAGAAATGTTCCTGTCAATCTCGCGTCCCGAAGACGCCATCGGATATCCAGTCGCCCTAAATTTGGACGTACAGAAGCAACAGCAGCGCCTTCGAACAGCTCAAGCCATAGCGGATGCTAAAACCCTAGCCGACCGTGGCGAAATGTCTGGCGCCCAAGAAATCCTCCAAAAAGCAAAAGCAGACCTGCAAATCTCCGCAGCCTCAGCTCGAACCTCCGACAGGTCACTCTACCTTTCACTCGAATCAGAAATCACCGAGATACAGGTCAGAATGGCCAACAAGCAGACCTATGAACGTTCTGGACGGGCATTTGTTCTTTCTTCTCACAGCTCGCATCTCGGACAAAGAGCCACAACCCGTGGCGAAAGTTTTGAGAATTACAGCAGAGAATACCAGACACCGTCCATGGCGGACATGGTTGTGCGCTCACAAAATCCAGCACAGCCTGAACTTATTTCCCCGCCCAATCCAAATGCAAGCTCTAGCGCCTCTGCCTGGCGAACAGCCGAGAAGCTTGCCAAGGTTGCCCTCATGAGAAAATCCTGCACCAAAGTTATCGATTTGCACGGATTTGAGAATGGTGGATTTTGA